The following are encoded together in the Bradymonas sediminis genome:
- the msrB gene encoding peptide-methionine (R)-S-oxide reductase MsrB: protein MPAERVEPQLKLSEAQWKDRLSAAQYNVLRENGTERPFSGALLNNQGEGVYTCGGCGEPLFSSETKFKSGTGWPSFYDRIEDGSVALVQDASLGVERVEVYCGNCGGHLGHVFNDGPAPTGLRYCMNSDALGFEAD from the coding sequence GTGCCGGCGGAGCGGGTTGAGCCACAGCTCAAGCTCAGCGAGGCGCAGTGGAAGGATCGGCTCAGCGCGGCGCAATATAACGTGCTGCGCGAAAACGGGACTGAGCGCCCGTTTAGCGGGGCGTTGCTTAATAATCAGGGGGAGGGCGTCTATACTTGTGGCGGTTGCGGCGAGCCATTATTCTCGTCGGAGACAAAATTTAAATCCGGCACTGGCTGGCCGAGCTTCTACGACCGAATCGAAGATGGAAGCGTCGCCCTGGTGCAGGACGCCTCCCTGGGTGTTGAGCGCGTCGAGGTCTATTGCGGCAATTGCGGCGGCCATCTGGGCCATGTTTTCAATGACGGGCCAGCGCCGACCGGATTGCGCTATTGCATGAACTCCGATGCGCTCGGGTTCGAGGCGGATTGA
- a CDS encoding sigma factor-like helix-turn-helix DNA-binding protein, with product MVKKKKRRSTSNTRAARKGLRRSKTISSRRLSSEERQEVELVMDELGHLRPKNREDCRTADRPCPFVSCKHHLYLDVNPRTGSIKLNFPDLEVWELTETCALDVAERGGMTLEEVGELMNLTRERIRQVEAVGLEKLRDSYDD from the coding sequence ATGGTGAAGAAAAAAAAGCGGCGAAGCACTTCGAATACCCGCGCAGCCCGTAAGGGTTTGCGTCGAAGTAAGACGATTTCATCTCGGCGGCTGTCCAGCGAGGAGCGCCAGGAAGTCGAACTCGTGATGGACGAGTTGGGACATCTGCGCCCAAAGAACCGCGAGGATTGCCGAACTGCGGACCGCCCGTGCCCATTCGTGTCCTGCAAGCACCACCTGTATCTCGACGTGAATCCGCGCACCGGTTCGATCAAGCTGAACTTCCCTGACCTCGAAGTCTGGGAGTTGACCGAAACCTGCGCGTTGGATGTCGCTGAGCGCGGCGGCATGACGCTCGAAGAGGTCGGTGAGTTGATGAACCTGACCCGCGAGCGAATCCGGCAGGTCGAGGCCGTGGGCCTCGAGAAGCTGCGCGACAGCTACGACGATTAA
- a CDS encoding PilZ domain-containing protein, with the protein MTGPNFSAIRVRLRYESLEEFIQGYTRFISKGGMFIPMSPAKLKPVGTTIRFQFMLQDGTTALLGEGVVRQIQGADSGDSAPVGILVKFKRLNRESKELVEEILVRKQLEADAPEPAQAEPPPAQDPDATPIPDAFNVAAPDSQESAVEAPATLQPAHAETPADAEQGSDIGDEEPEFDDLFLSDDDDSMSTPFEDSDAAESSAHDSADASDFPGFDFDDLGDAPSSEPQDTSGDDIFGDAQSEPEFAEISEPAPVEDETGVEPQRLGSTEAGLQILAFDRVSDEDAAGLASFDFGGEEDDVDQMFDDVFGDGGFFGGDDAAADPFALGAPAMDAELIGATANDGGEPLNATEEPHEDATAGEPGEPGDLFVGDDGSGEALLLEDEIPVAEGNFEDDLLLEEQLLGDEDVFSDEDLVADDYLADDDLFSEEVEAEEEVDAAPENDIFADDGIDASDDLFADDQPLSADDVFGEEAGEEDEPFEDAALLQDDLEFEDADVLADEDSFELADAADEGVEFDDSALLLEDEEVIEAPDMLLEEESDLVEDSGLLSTGTPPDFNPNPSDDVLSVLGSLNSDEISEPSRGLTLGSAAGLAAVGEPEEEEEDDSLASLLALADQDIAAKREAEGQPAENDPNEDLFDQLLGGDDLPPPPDMHPVFDITEAEPKKKGFISKFFGKD; encoded by the coding sequence GTGACTGGCCCGAATTTCTCTGCTATCCGAGTCCGCCTTCGCTATGAATCCCTTGAGGAGTTCATACAGGGCTATACACGTTTCATCTCAAAGGGAGGTATGTTCATCCCGATGTCGCCGGCCAAGCTAAAACCGGTCGGCACGACAATTCGTTTCCAATTCATGCTCCAAGACGGCACGACCGCCCTGCTCGGCGAGGGCGTCGTGCGCCAGATCCAGGGCGCTGATAGCGGCGACAGCGCGCCGGTCGGCATCCTGGTTAAATTCAAGCGCCTCAATCGCGAGAGCAAAGAGTTGGTCGAGGAGATTCTGGTGCGCAAACAGCTCGAAGCTGACGCGCCCGAGCCCGCGCAGGCCGAACCGCCCCCCGCCCAGGACCCGGACGCCACCCCGATCCCGGACGCATTTAATGTCGCCGCCCCCGACTCTCAGGAGTCGGCGGTCGAGGCGCCGGCCACGCTTCAACCGGCGCACGCGGAGACCCCGGCCGACGCGGAGCAAGGCAGCGACATCGGCGACGAAGAGCCCGAATTTGATGACCTCTTCTTGTCCGATGACGATGATTCGATGAGCACTCCTTTCGAGGACTCCGATGCGGCAGAGTCTTCGGCGCACGACTCGGCAGACGCGAGCGACTTCCCGGGCTTCGATTTTGATGACCTCGGCGACGCGCCCTCCTCCGAGCCGCAGGATACCTCCGGCGACGATATCTTTGGGGACGCCCAGTCCGAGCCTGAGTTCGCCGAGATTTCCGAGCCGGCCCCGGTCGAAGACGAGACTGGCGTCGAGCCGCAACGGCTCGGCAGCACCGAAGCGGGCCTTCAAATCCTGGCTTTCGACCGCGTCTCCGACGAAGACGCGGCGGGACTCGCCTCGTTCGACTTTGGCGGGGAAGAAGACGACGTCGACCAGATGTTCGATGACGTGTTCGGCGACGGTGGATTTTTTGGCGGAGACGACGCGGCCGCCGACCCCTTCGCCCTCGGCGCCCCCGCCATGGATGCCGAGCTTATCGGCGCCACGGCGAATGATGGCGGCGAGCCCCTGAACGCAACCGAGGAGCCCCACGAGGACGCGACCGCCGGTGAGCCTGGCGAACCGGGTGACCTATTCGTTGGCGACGACGGCTCGGGTGAGGCTCTGCTATTAGAGGACGAGATTCCGGTCGCTGAGGGCAATTTCGAGGACGACCTCCTTCTTGAGGAGCAACTCCTCGGGGATGAGGACGTCTTCTCAGACGAGGACCTCGTCGCCGATGATTATCTGGCTGACGACGATTTATTCTCGGAAGAAGTAGAAGCAGAAGAAGAAGTCGACGCCGCACCGGAGAACGATATCTTCGCCGATGATGGCATCGACGCGAGCGATGACCTATTCGCCGATGACCAGCCGCTCTCCGCGGATGATGTGTTCGGGGAAGAAGCAGGCGAAGAAGACGAGCCCTTTGAGGACGCCGCACTACTCCAAGATGATTTGGAGTTTGAGGACGCTGATGTCCTCGCAGATGAAGACAGCTTCGAGCTCGCCGACGCCGCCGATGAAGGCGTAGAGTTCGACGATTCCGCCCTCCTGCTCGAAGATGAGGAGGTTATCGAAGCGCCTGATATGCTCCTCGAAGAGGAGTCCGACCTCGTCGAAGATAGCGGACTGCTAAGCACAGGCACGCCTCCTGACTTTAACCCCAACCCCTCCGACGATGTGCTTTCGGTGCTCGGGTCGCTCAACTCTGACGAAATCTCAGAGCCTTCGCGGGGGCTGACGCTTGGCTCGGCTGCGGGGCTTGCCGCCGTGGGCGAGCCTGAAGAGGAAGAGGAAGACGACAGCCTCGCCTCGCTCCTCGCGCTCGCCGACCAGGACATCGCGGCGAAGCGCGAGGCCGAGGGGCAACCTGCGGAGAATGACCCGAATGAAGACCTCTTCGACCAGCTGCTCGGCGGCGATGACCTGCCTCCGCCCCCCGACATGCACCCCGTGTTTGATATCACGGAGGCCGAGCCGAAAAAGAAGGGATTTATCTCAAAATTCTTCGGCAAGGACTGA
- a CDS encoding type IV pilus twitching motility protein PilT — MATEFDLNKILQIAVKGGASDIHIKAGLPPIYRMDGALVPLGDAKRLSPEDIGRMAASIMNKFQKVDFEENLDLDMSYGVPGVGRFRVNIFQQRGSIGLVFRVIPFKVRTLDELELPAIVKSIAEERRGLVLVTGATGSGKSTTLASMVDFINSNRTDHIITIEDPIEYLIRDKKSIINQREVGHDTRDFSRAVRAALRQDPDVIMLGEMRDLETIEIAMTAAETGHLVLTTLHTTDAAESVNRIITAFPPHQRDHARYQFANLFKGVVAQRLVPRADGKGRVPAVEVMLATGRIQEMILEGATTRSITEQISKGVDNYGMQTFDQSLMILLQNGLITYEEALSQSSNPDDFALRVSGIGSTSADSSWKNFERSSGASPSGSDDDFNLDEFDIERF, encoded by the coding sequence ATGGCGACCGAATTTGACTTGAACAAGATTCTTCAGATCGCGGTTAAGGGTGGCGCGAGCGATATCCACATCAAGGCCGGACTTCCGCCGATCTATCGCATGGACGGCGCGCTGGTCCCCCTGGGCGACGCCAAACGCCTGAGCCCGGAAGACATCGGGCGCATGGCCGCGTCGATCATGAACAAATTCCAGAAGGTTGATTTCGAGGAGAACCTCGACCTGGATATGTCCTACGGCGTCCCCGGGGTCGGGCGCTTCCGCGTCAATATCTTCCAGCAGCGCGGCTCCATCGGCCTGGTCTTTCGTGTCATCCCCTTCAAGGTGCGAACGCTCGACGAGTTGGAGTTGCCCGCGATCGTGAAATCAATCGCGGAGGAGCGCCGCGGACTCGTCCTGGTCACCGGCGCCACCGGTAGCGGTAAATCCACCACGCTCGCCAGCATGGTCGACTTTATCAACAGCAACCGCACCGACCATATCATCACGATCGAAGACCCGATCGAGTATCTCATCCGAGATAAAAAGAGCATCATTAACCAGCGTGAGGTCGGCCACGACACCCGCGACTTTAGCCGGGCGGTGCGCGCCGCGCTGCGCCAGGACCCCGACGTCATCATGCTCGGTGAGATGCGCGACCTCGAGACCATCGAGATTGCGATGACCGCGGCCGAGACCGGCCACCTGGTCCTGACCACCCTTCACACCACCGACGCCGCTGAGTCCGTCAACCGTATCATCACCGCGTTCCCGCCCCACCAGCGAGACCACGCGCGCTATCAATTCGCCAACCTGTTTAAGGGCGTTGTTGCGCAGCGCCTGGTGCCGCGCGCCGACGGCAAGGGACGTGTCCCGGCGGTCGAAGTCATGCTCGCCACCGGCCGCATCCAGGAGATGATCCTGGAGGGAGCCACCACCCGCTCGATCACCGAGCAAATCAGCAAGGGTGTCGATAACTACGGCATGCAGACCTTCGACCAATCCCTGATGATCTTGTTGCAAAATGGACTTATCACTTACGAAGAGGCGCTCAGCCAGTCGTCGAACCCCGACGACTTTGCCCTGCGCGTCAGCGGCATCGGCTCAACCAGCGCCGACTCAAGTTGGAAGAATTTCGAGCGCTCCTCCGGAGCCTCGCCGTCGGGCAGCGACGACGATTTTAACCTCGATGAATTTGATATTGAACGCTTCTAA
- the recA gene encoding recombinase RecA has product MAKAKNNKEKALELTLGAIEKQFGKGSIMRLGDSDQTVEVENPISTGSISLDAALGVGGLPRGRVIEIYGPESSGKTTLTLHAIANAQKQGGVAAFVDAEHALDVQYAKKLGVNIDELLVSQPDTGEQALEIVDMLVRSNAVDILVVDSVAALTPRAEIEGEMGDTHVGLQARLMSQALRKLTGSINKSRTCVIFINQIRYKIGVMFGSPETTSGGNALKFYCSVRLDIRRIGAIKDGTDVTGNRTRVKVVKNKVAPPFREAEFDIMYGQGISLEGDLVDLGSQLNIIEKAGSWYSYGEDTRLGQGRENAKEFLRDNPEVLAEIEAKVREHLGVPGLGDMKLVDEGSDD; this is encoded by the coding sequence ATGGCCAAAGCAAAGAACAATAAAGAGAAAGCGTTGGAGCTGACCCTCGGCGCGATTGAGAAGCAATTCGGCAAGGGCTCGATCATGCGTCTGGGCGACAGCGACCAGACCGTCGAGGTGGAGAATCCCATCTCGACCGGTTCGATCTCGCTGGACGCCGCGCTCGGCGTGGGTGGATTGCCCCGCGGTCGCGTCATCGAGATCTACGGTCCGGAGTCCTCCGGTAAGACCACGCTGACCCTGCACGCGATCGCCAACGCCCAAAAACAAGGCGGCGTCGCTGCGTTCGTCGACGCCGAGCATGCCCTCGACGTTCAGTACGCCAAGAAGCTCGGCGTCAATATCGACGAGCTGCTGGTCAGCCAGCCCGACACCGGTGAGCAGGCCCTGGAAATCGTCGACATGCTCGTGCGCTCCAACGCCGTGGACATCCTGGTCGTCGACTCGGTCGCCGCGCTCACCCCGCGCGCCGAGATCGAAGGCGAGATGGGCGACACCCACGTCGGCCTGCAGGCGCGTCTGATGAGCCAGGCGCTGCGTAAGCTCACCGGCTCCATCAACAAGTCGCGCACCTGCGTCATCTTTATTAACCAGATTCGCTATAAGATTGGCGTGATGTTCGGCAGCCCCGAGACCACCTCGGGTGGTAATGCGCTGAAATTCTATTGCTCGGTGCGCCTGGACATCCGTCGCATCGGCGCCATCAAAGACGGCACCGACGTCACGGGTAACCGCACCCGCGTCAAGGTCGTCAAGAATAAGGTCGCCCCGCCCTTCCGTGAGGCCGAGTTCGACATCATGTACGGCCAGGGCATCAGCCTGGAGGGCGACCTGGTCGACCTCGGCAGCCAGCTCAATATCATTGAGAAGGCTGGCTCCTGGTATAGCTACGGCGAAGACACCCGCCTGGGTCAGGGGCGCGAGAACGCGAAGGAGTTCCTGCGCGACAACCCCGAAGTCCTCGCCGAAATCGAAGCCAAGGTCCGCGAGCACCTCGGCGTCCCCGGACTGGGCGATATGAAGTTGGTGGACGAAGGCAGCGATGATTGA
- the thpR gene encoding RNA 2',3'-cyclic phosphodiesterase, whose amino-acid sequence MRRLFVALDLAIGVVEELLNIQEEFHAYLDANGDLPQTRMRWTHPENIHLTLKFLGDTDDALVSRLSDTISGLVKPLFPFEVETKGLGFFPAPELPRIFWCGFAPESAEVLALLQQAIERDLGELGFEPNERAFHPHITLGRVKSRANPNFAKFAQKYENKSFGKSYVKDFVLYESILTPKGPVYQVVERFTLGA is encoded by the coding sequence ATGAGACGTCTTTTCGTCGCCCTCGACCTCGCCATCGGCGTCGTTGAAGAGTTGCTAAATATACAGGAAGAGTTCCACGCGTATTTGGACGCCAACGGCGACCTGCCGCAAACGCGCATGCGCTGGACGCATCCCGAGAATATCCACCTCACCCTGAAATTTCTGGGCGACACCGACGACGCGCTGGTCTCGCGGCTCTCCGATACGATCTCCGGGCTGGTCAAGCCGCTGTTCCCCTTCGAGGTCGAGACAAAGGGGCTCGGGTTCTTCCCCGCCCCCGAGCTGCCACGCATCTTCTGGTGCGGCTTCGCCCCCGAGAGCGCCGAGGTCCTCGCCCTGCTCCAACAGGCCATCGAGCGCGACCTCGGCGAGCTGGGCTTCGAGCCCAACGAGCGCGCCTTCCACCCCCACATCACCCTGGGGCGGGTGAAATCACGCGCAAATCCCAACTTCGCGAAATTCGCGCAGAAATACGAAAATAAAAGTTTCGGGAAGAGTTACGTAAAGGACTTCGTTCTCTACGAGTCGATACTCACGCCGAAGGGGCCGGTCTACCAGGTGGTCGAGCGCTTCACCCTGGGCGCATAA
- a CDS encoding ABC transporter permease, whose product MNPQKLARLVLQSIARNRRSFLLSSLGIVVGISTLLFFTALGTGIKDVVLERIFVVRQLEVVPKTFDIGGIRTGGLFGGSSLNNKSVERLKRVDGVAEVYPKMRLTFPASLEGGKSILGKNMVTELIADGIPAALIDDGELTGDLAFRDWEAPIACSAQADCPGGYRCADAVCEALPCGKGDAASCTGKSYCDAQAGACAMPIPVIASPKMLELYNGSFQTAMSGASGSLSKLPKLSEDALVGLRLTAVFGQGFVGRSARAKRSVRPMEFVGFSDKAIGLGATMPIEYVERLNNEFGSEKTSGDYHSIVLKTVSNESVPRVARDVQELGFTLSSNFEDSQRAGLLIMLLTLVFNLIGLIILAISAVNIMHTFMMSVLERRAELGLMRALGATRADIRKLVIGEATILGLFGGLAGVALGWAVIAGIDYLFVTRVGNFPFKPDSLFVIEAWMPFAAVGVAIFFCWVGCIFPAFRASQIDPARTLSGH is encoded by the coding sequence ATGAATCCTCAAAAACTGGCGCGCCTCGTCTTGCAATCGATCGCGCGCAACCGGCGCAGCTTCCTGCTCTCCAGCCTGGGCATTGTCGTCGGCATCAGCACCCTGCTCTTCTTCACCGCGCTGGGCACCGGCATCAAAGACGTCGTGCTCGAGCGCATCTTCGTGGTGCGCCAACTCGAGGTAGTCCCCAAGACTTTCGATATCGGCGGGATTCGCACCGGTGGGCTTTTCGGCGGCTCATCGCTCAACAATAAGAGCGTCGAGCGGCTCAAACGCGTCGACGGGGTCGCCGAGGTCTACCCGAAGATGCGCCTCACATTCCCGGCGAGCCTTGAGGGTGGAAAGAGCATCCTCGGCAAGAATATGGTCACCGAGCTCATCGCCGACGGCATCCCGGCGGCGCTGATCGACGATGGCGAGCTCACCGGCGACCTGGCGTTTCGTGATTGGGAGGCCCCGATCGCATGCAGCGCGCAAGCCGATTGCCCCGGCGGGTATCGCTGCGCCGACGCGGTGTGTGAAGCGCTTCCGTGCGGCAAAGGCGACGCGGCGAGCTGCACCGGCAAGTCCTATTGTGACGCGCAGGCCGGCGCCTGCGCTATGCCCATCCCGGTCATCGCCTCGCCGAAGATGCTCGAGCTCTATAATGGCAGCTTTCAGACCGCGATGAGCGGCGCCTCCGGCTCGCTCTCGAAGCTGCCGAAGCTCTCCGAAGACGCGCTGGTCGGCTTGCGCCTGACCGCGGTCTTCGGCCAGGGCTTCGTGGGTCGCTCGGCGCGCGCCAAGCGCTCGGTGCGCCCGATGGAATTTGTCGGCTTCTCGGACAAGGCGATCGGCCTGGGCGCCACCATGCCCATTGAATATGTCGAGCGCCTCAATAACGAATTCGGCTCCGAGAAAACCAGCGGCGACTATCACTCCATCGTGCTCAAAACGGTGAGCAATGAGTCCGTCCCGCGGGTCGCGCGTGACGTCCAGGAGCTGGGCTTTACGCTCTCGAGCAACTTCGAAGACTCCCAGCGCGCCGGCCTATTGATCATGCTCCTGACGCTCGTCTTCAACCTGATCGGCCTGATTATCCTGGCCATCTCGGCGGTCAATATCATGCACACATTTATGATGTCGGTGCTGGAGCGGCGCGCCGAGCTTGGGCTGATGCGCGCGCTGGGCGCGACGCGCGCCGACATCCGAAAGCTCGTCATCGGCGAGGCAACGATTCTTGGGCTTTTTGGCGGGCTGGCGGGCGTGGCGCTGGGCTGGGCAGTGATCGCGGGCATTGATTATCTCTTCGTCACCCGCGTCGGAAACTTCCCGTTTAAACCCGATAGCCTCTTCGTCATCGAAGCCTGGATGCCCTTTGCCGCGGTTGGCGTCGCGATCTTCTTTTGCTGGGTCGGCTGCATTTTCCCGGCCTTTCGGGCCAGCCAAATCGACCCGGCGAGGACCCTATCCGGCCATTGA
- a CDS encoding ABC transporter ATP-binding protein, with protein sequence MHIQIQTLSKSFGKGQGRTQVLRDISLSIGAGEFLAIVGTSGSGKTTLLNIMGGLDRGFTGEVQVGEHRLADLSDKQLARLRNQEFGFVFQQFNLLDHLSAAENVILPSFFGQKSAHSGDTSARAAELLAKVGLGEKIDERPPQLSGGQKQRVAIARALFNEPSILFCDEPTGSLDRNTGLQIMQIFRDLNRLEDRTLIIVTHEEHIARMASRIVRLDDGVLVSDAPNEPEILSHVPIDASAQVDGAQGEP encoded by the coding sequence GTGCATATTCAAATACAAACCCTCTCCAAATCCTTCGGAAAGGGACAAGGCCGAACGCAGGTGCTCAGGGATATCTCCCTGAGCATCGGCGCCGGTGAGTTCCTCGCCATCGTCGGAACCTCCGGTTCCGGCAAGACCACCTTGCTCAACATCATGGGAGGGCTTGACCGCGGCTTCACGGGCGAAGTGCAGGTCGGCGAGCATCGCCTCGCCGACCTGTCGGACAAGCAACTCGCCCGGCTACGAAATCAAGAATTTGGCTTCGTCTTCCAGCAATTTAACCTCCTCGATCACCTAAGCGCCGCCGAGAACGTCATTCTACCGTCGTTTTTTGGCCAAAAGAGCGCCCACTCCGGTGATACCAGCGCGCGCGCCGCCGAACTCCTCGCAAAGGTGGGCCTTGGCGAGAAGATCGACGAGCGCCCGCCCCAACTCTCGGGCGGCCAGAAGCAGCGCGTCGCCATCGCGCGCGCCCTGTTCAACGAGCCGTCGATTCTCTTCTGCGACGAACCCACCGGGAGCCTCGACCGCAACACCGGCCTGCAGATCATGCAGATCTTCCGAGACCTCAATCGCCTCGAGGATCGCACCCTGATCATCGTCACCCACGAGGAACATATCGCCCGCATGGCCTCGCGCATCGTCCGCCTCGACGACGGCGTGCTCGTCTCCGACGCCCCCAATGAGCCCGAGATTCTTAGCCACGTGCCCATCGACGCCAGCGCCCAGGTAGACGGCGCCCAGGGAGAGCCATGA
- a CDS encoding C45 family autoproteolytic acyltransferase/hydolase, which yields MQISQDKPEELGNDSAPTSPWERGDFSDPPCVIHPEQAPRPGRIVTPQGDLLFLNLRGSFASMAGQTGLRLRDEIQQGPLPFFARYLDTLLKRRTRLTRLSGAVDLFTRHWVTRRLAQNLPAEYRAAAVALANASGMSLDDLLSGYLMHESFLWVLDKYPGLRSPRFIDTPTDPESAPYLGNTTAIVRPPASESILHGHNVDYFGIDYWDRRATVTFYHPDEGMDYVSVGSAGIIGGGLTAMNAAGLTLTVHQHHCDALDLDGVPVGFAGDMAMRQAHTIEEAVAILRNHPPVAGWTYVLCEGDTGRGAIYRVSPEKEDLEIIADSRSTFSAAHPDITQDIGEAPADQPVWQRSLRNQPRVDAFLEERFGPGAAPGGPRDIATILGDFKDPHSGRERLFGNTIAGPNTVASVVFEPKHRRVWVAAGASPSSRNWYIPFSLTAIDAHTGGPDPSAQPFIVDRGWHPSAHGQAFELYRKACVRNWEGESDGRLLILIEHALALYPHEPNLHILAGLIALRIGRSKRAEGAFRRSLEQITNRNRRAEVGLYLAWALDLQGQRAAAKYLYKRILRDGAGPPSTLKRAQQGRWRKFTLAHANALPIDFTAADIP from the coding sequence ATGCAAATATCTCAGGACAAGCCAGAGGAATTAGGGAACGATTCCGCACCGACGAGTCCGTGGGAACGCGGTGACTTCAGCGATCCGCCCTGCGTCATTCATCCGGAGCAGGCCCCGCGCCCCGGGCGCATCGTCACGCCCCAGGGCGATCTTCTCTTCCTCAACCTGCGCGGCAGCTTCGCCAGCATGGCCGGACAGACCGGGTTGCGCCTGCGCGACGAAATTCAACAGGGCCCGCTGCCCTTCTTCGCGCGCTATCTCGACACCCTGCTGAAGCGGCGCACTCGCCTGACACGCTTGAGCGGCGCGGTCGACCTCTTCACGCGCCATTGGGTGACCCGGCGACTGGCCCAAAACCTGCCCGCCGAATACCGCGCCGCCGCGGTGGCGCTGGCGAACGCCTCGGGGATGTCGCTCGACGACCTGCTCAGCGGCTACCTGATGCACGAGAGCTTTTTGTGGGTGCTCGATAAATACCCCGGACTCCGCAGCCCGCGATTTATCGACACCCCGACCGACCCCGAGTCCGCGCCCTATCTGGGCAACACGACCGCGATCGTTCGCCCGCCGGCGAGCGAGTCGATTTTGCACGGGCATAACGTCGACTATTTCGGCATCGATTATTGGGACCGCCGCGCGACCGTCACATTTTATCATCCCGACGAGGGCATGGACTATGTCTCGGTTGGCAGCGCGGGCATCATCGGCGGTGGGCTCACCGCCATGAACGCCGCCGGCCTCACCCTCACCGTGCACCAGCATCATTGCGACGCGCTAGACCTCGACGGGGTGCCGGTGGGTTTTGCCGGCGACATGGCGATGCGCCAGGCGCATACCATCGAGGAGGCGGTCGCCATCCTGCGCAATCATCCGCCGGTGGCCGGTTGGACCTACGTTTTGTGCGAAGGTGACACCGGTCGCGGCGCCATCTACCGCGTGTCGCCCGAGAAAGAAGACCTCGAGATTATCGCAGATTCGCGCAGCACCTTTAGCGCCGCGCACCCCGACATCACCCAGGATATCGGCGAGGCGCCGGCCGACCAGCCGGTCTGGCAGCGCTCGCTGCGCAACCAACCAAGGGTCGACGCCTTCCTCGAAGAGCGCTTTGGCCCGGGCGCTGCCCCCGGCGGCCCGCGGGATATCGCGACGATTCTGGGCGACTTCAAAGACCCGCATAGCGGGCGCGAGCGCCTCTTTGGCAACACCATCGCGGGACCCAACACCGTGGCGAGCGTAGTCTTTGAGCCCAAGCACCGCCGGGTATGGGTCGCCGCCGGCGCCTCACCGAGCAGCCGCAATTGGTATATCCCCTTTAGCCTGACCGCCATCGACGCCCACACCGGCGGCCCCGACCCCAGCGCGCAGCCGTTTATCGTGGACCGAGGCTGGCACCCCAGCGCGCACGGCCAGGCATTCGAGCTCTACCGAAAGGCATGCGTTCGCAATTGGGAGGGCGAGAGCGATGGGCGCCTGCTCATTCTCATCGAGCACGCCCTCGCCCTCTATCCCCACGAGCCAAACCTGCACATCCTGGCCGGGCTCATCGCGCTGCGCATCGGGCGCTCGAAGCGCGCTGAGGGGGCGTTTCGGCGCTCTCTCGAGCAGATTACCAACCGCAACCGACGGGCCGAAGTCGGGCTTTATCTGGCATGGGCGCTCGACCTGCAGGGGCAACGGGCGGCGGCGAAATACCTCTATAAACGCATACTTCGCGACGGCGCGGGGCCGCCCTCCACGCTCAAGCGCGCCCAGCAGGGGCGCTGGCGAAAATTCACCCTCGCCCACGCCAACGCGTTGCCCATCGACTTCACCGCTGCGGACATCCCCTAA
- a CDS encoding tetratricopeptide repeat protein, giving the protein MLSTKTRALAAASIAFATYLCAPPVYAQDGAPGAVKGSPAEDGGLTYKEYANQGAQAFAAKQYAQAAEAFERAYELNPVPNLLYNIGRAREKLGLFESANAAYTQFVTQPDVELKARQDALQRIKTLKEVIALQKGGEVVDAGEVDREQGDHGLAEAPEMALDEATSARIAEALAEAENDRVQPGTPPLRVSPPAEATEAIPTTAYILMGTGAASLIGSGVFGYLTYAQSTAADDATTLDARRDENSTGQSYAYVADGMLVGGVILAGLGTYFWLSSPSDSTTSAQARVTPSIGASGAALTFTLDY; this is encoded by the coding sequence ATGCTATCGACTAAAACCCGTGCGCTGGCCGCCGCATCCATCGCGTTCGCGACCTACCTTTGCGCGCCCCCGGTGTACGCTCAGGATGGGGCGCCTGGGGCGGTGAAGGGCTCACCCGCCGAAGATGGCGGGCTGACCTATAAGGAATATGCCAATCAGGGCGCCCAGGCGTTCGCGGCCAAGCAATACGCCCAGGCAGCCGAAGCCTTCGAGCGGGCCTATGAGCTCAATCCGGTGCCCAATCTTCTCTATAATATTGGGCGCGCGCGCGAGAAGCTTGGCCTCTTCGAGAGCGCCAACGCAGCTTATACCCAATTTGTGACCCAGCCGGACGTGGAATTGAAGGCCCGCCAGGACGCCCTGCAGCGCATAAAGACGCTCAAGGAGGTCATCGCGCTTCAGAAAGGTGGTGAGGTCGTCGATGCCGGGGAGGTCGACCGAGAGCAGGGCGATCACGGCCTGGCCGAGGCGCCCGAGATGGCGCTGGATGAGGCCACCTCGGCGCGTATCGCCGAGGCGCTGGCCGAAGCAGAAAACGACCGGGTTCAGCCGGGGACGCCGCCGCTGAGGGTCTCTCCACCCGCCGAGGCGACGGAGGCGATCCCGACGACGGCCTATATTTTGATGGGCACCGGCGCCGCCTCGCTGATCGGCAGCGGTGTCTTCGGGTATCTAACCTACGCGCAGAGCACGGCCGCCGATGACGCGACGACCCTGGACGCGCGGCGCGACGAGAATTCCACCGGCCAGTCCTACGCCTATGTCGCCGATGGGATGCTGGTGGGCGGTGTTATCCTGGCCGGGCTCGGCACGTATTTCTGGTTGAGCTCGCCTTCCGACTCCACGACCTCCGCCCAGGCCCGCGTCACGCCGAGCATCGGCGCGAGCGGGGCCGCGCTGACTTTTACGTTGGACTATTGA